From Nycticebus coucang isolate mNycCou1 chromosome 6, mNycCou1.pri, whole genome shotgun sequence, the proteins below share one genomic window:
- the APOA1 gene encoding apolipoprotein A-I, giving the protein MKAVVLTLAVLFLTGSQARHFWQQDEPESPWDRVKDLATVYVDAVKDSGRDYVSQFEASALGKQLNLKLLDNWDSLTPTLTKLREQLGTVSQEFWDKLEKETEGLRQELNKDLEEVKQKVQPYLDDFQKKWHEEVERYREKVEPLGSQLREGARQKLQELHEKLTPLGEDLRDRARAHVDTLRTQLAPYSDDLRQRLAARLEALKEGGTASLADYHAKASEHLSALGEKAKPALEDLRQGLLPVLESFKVSLLSALDEAAKKLNTQ; this is encoded by the exons ATGAAAGCTGTGGTGCTGACGTTGGCTGTGCTCTTCCTGACGG gGAGCCAGGCTCGGCATTTCTGGCAGCAAGATGAGCCCGAGTCCCCCTGGGATCGAGTGAAGGATTTGGCCACTGTGTACGTGGATGCAGTCAAAGACAGCGGCAGAGACTATGTGTCCCAGTTCGAAGCCTCCGCCTTGGGGAAACAGCTAAA cCTGAAGCTCCTGGACAACTGGGACAGCTTGACCCCCACCCTCACCAAGCTGCGCgagcagctgggcacagtgagccAGGAGTTTTGGGATAAGCTGGAGAAGGAGACAGAGGGGCTGCGGCAGGAGCTGAACAAGGATCTGGAGGAGGTGAAGCAGAAGGTGCAGCCCTACCTGGACGACTTCCAGAAGAAGTGGCACGAGGAGGTGGAACGCTACCGTGAGAAGGTGGAGCCGCTGGGCTCCCAGCTGCGTGAAGGCGCGCGCCAGAAGCTGCAGGAGCTGCACGAGAAGCTGACCCCGCTGGGCGAGGACCTGCGCGACCGCGCGCGCGCCCACGTGGACACGCTGCGCACTCAGCTGGCGCCCTACAGCGACGACCTGCGCCAGCGCCTGGCCGCGCGCCTCGAGGCGCTCAAGGAGGGCGGCACCGCCAGCCTCGCCGACTACCACGCCAAGGCCAGCGAGCACCTGAGCGCTCTGGGCGAGAAGGCCAAGCCCGCGCTGGAGGACCTGCGCCAGGGCCTGCTGCCCGTGCTGGAGAGCTTCAAGGTCAGCCTCCTGAGCGCCCTGGATGAGGCCGCCAAGAAGCTCAACACCCAGTGA